A window from Streptomyces sp. NBC_00271 encodes these proteins:
- a CDS encoding methionine synthase, which yields MNFTWGPATGVGSMPGDDAREAAKTVTGSFDDFPFLPELPARGPGADMIGRTAGMLVELYARVEPSGWRIGDRPGRDTKRARSWLGEDLDALEEFTQGYEGPLKVQAVGPWTLAAALELRGGEAALSDLGACRDLAGSLAEGLRTHLDEVRRRVPGAQIVLQLDEPSLIAVLRGQVKSASGYRTHRAVDRQRVEATLRDVVGVHTDGPVVVHSCAPDVPFALLRRTGAAAISFDFSLLTERDDDAIGEAVEGGTRLFAGVVPGTDGPLSDPAGSVMGVRTLWRRLGLHPGLLAEAVTVTPSCGLAGASPEYARRALAHCARAARSLADNPE from the coding sequence ATGAACTTCACCTGGGGCCCCGCCACCGGGGTCGGCTCCATGCCGGGCGACGACGCCCGCGAGGCCGCCAAGACCGTGACCGGGTCCTTCGACGACTTCCCGTTCCTGCCCGAACTGCCCGCCCGGGGGCCCGGCGCGGACATGATCGGACGGACCGCCGGGATGCTGGTCGAGCTTTACGCGCGCGTGGAGCCCAGCGGCTGGCGGATCGGAGACCGGCCGGGGCGCGACACCAAGCGGGCCAGATCCTGGCTCGGCGAAGACCTCGACGCGCTGGAGGAGTTCACCCAGGGCTACGAGGGGCCGCTCAAGGTACAGGCCGTCGGCCCCTGGACGCTGGCCGCCGCGCTGGAGCTGCGGGGCGGCGAGGCGGCGCTCTCCGACCTCGGCGCCTGCCGGGACCTCGCCGGATCGCTCGCCGAGGGGCTGCGCACGCACCTCGACGAGGTACGCCGCCGGGTGCCCGGCGCCCAGATCGTGCTGCAGCTCGACGAGCCCTCGCTCATCGCGGTGCTGCGCGGCCAGGTGAAGTCCGCCAGTGGCTACCGCACCCACCGCGCCGTCGACCGGCAACGCGTGGAGGCGACACTGCGGGACGTCGTCGGGGTGCACACCGACGGCCCGGTCGTGGTGCACTCGTGCGCACCCGACGTACCGTTCGCGCTGCTGCGCAGGACAGGGGCCGCGGCCATCTCGTTCGACTTCTCGTTGCTCACCGAGCGTGACGACGATGCCATCGGCGAGGCGGTGGAGGGCGGCACCCGGCTCTTCGCCGGTGTCGTGCCGGGCACGGACGGACCATTGTCAGACCCTGCCGGTAGCGTCATGGGTGTCAGGACGCTGTGGCGCAGGCTGGGGCTGCATCCGGGTCTTCTCGCGGAGGCGGTCACGGTCACTCCGTCGTGCGGACTCGCGGGCGCTTCCCCGGAGTACGCACGCCGGGCACTCGCCCACTGCGCCCGGGCGGCGAGATCCCTCGCGGACAACCCAGAGTAA
- a CDS encoding TIGR00730 family Rossman fold protein, whose amino-acid sequence MNICVFLSAADLDDRYTRPAREFAELLGKGGHSLVWGGSDVGLMKVVADGVQEAGGRLLGVSVDFLAATARAGADEMVIARDLAERKALLLAKADAVVIMVGGTGTLDEATEILELKKHGKTEKPVVLLNTAGFYDGLKEQFRRMEAEGFLPCPLTDLVFFAEEPVGALAYLEESVGTR is encoded by the coding sequence ATGAATATCTGCGTCTTCCTCTCCGCCGCCGACCTCGACGACCGCTACACCCGTCCCGCCCGGGAGTTCGCCGAGCTCCTCGGCAAGGGCGGCCACTCGCTGGTGTGGGGCGGCTCCGACGTCGGGCTGATGAAGGTGGTCGCCGACGGGGTGCAGGAGGCGGGCGGACGGCTGCTGGGGGTCTCCGTGGACTTCCTGGCGGCCACGGCGCGGGCGGGGGCCGACGAGATGGTGATCGCCCGGGACCTCGCCGAGCGCAAGGCGCTGCTCCTGGCCAAGGCCGACGCCGTCGTGATCATGGTGGGCGGCACCGGGACCCTCGACGAGGCGACCGAGATCCTGGAGCTGAAGAAGCACGGGAAGACCGAGAAGCCGGTCGTCCTACTCAACACGGCGGGCTTCTACGACGGCCTGAAGGAGCAGTTCCGCCGCATGGAGGCCGAGGGCTTCCTGCCGTGCCCGCTCACCGACCTGGTGTTCTTCGCCGAGGAGCCGGTGGGCGCGCTGGCCTACCTGGAGGAGAGCGTGGGCACCCGGTGA
- a CDS encoding TIGR03086 family metal-binding protein, protein MNIDPRPLYTRATEQIAALVATVRPEQLAGPTPCAEFDVRTLLSHIAGGTRRIAVVGAGGDGMAVRPFLDGVEDDRWSAAYDEVRTEVQKSWADDARLDALVTVPWGEAPGRIALSGYVMEAVTHTWDLSESLGRPLALDPELAEFALGIARRVLPDERRDDEELPFDSAVPAPKGADAYGRLAAYLGRRPLS, encoded by the coding sequence ATGAACATCGACCCCCGCCCCCTCTACACCCGCGCCACCGAGCAGATCGCCGCTCTGGTCGCGACGGTTCGCCCGGAGCAGCTCGCCGGTCCCACCCCGTGCGCCGAGTTCGACGTACGGACCCTGCTGTCGCACATCGCGGGCGGCACCCGCCGGATCGCCGTGGTCGGCGCGGGCGGCGACGGAATGGCCGTACGACCGTTCCTCGACGGCGTCGAGGACGACCGCTGGAGCGCGGCGTACGACGAGGTCAGGACGGAGGTCCAGAAGTCTTGGGCGGACGACGCGCGCCTGGACGCGCTCGTCACCGTGCCGTGGGGTGAGGCCCCCGGACGTATCGCGCTGTCGGGCTATGTGATGGAGGCCGTCACCCACACGTGGGACCTCTCCGAGTCCCTCGGACGGCCGCTCGCACTCGATCCGGAGCTGGCCGAGTTCGCGCTCGGGATCGCCCGGCGCGTACTGCCGGACGAGCGGCGCGACGACGAGGAGCTGCCGTTCGACTCGGCGGTGCCGGCCCCCAAAGGGGCCGACGCCTATGGACGGCTCGCGGCCTACCTGGGCCGGCGACCGCTCAGCTGA
- a CDS encoding helix-turn-helix transcriptional regulator, translating to MKSDRLLSILLLLQTRGRVPAHELADRLEVSVRTIYRDIEALSASGVPVYAERGRHGGIELLAGFRTDVTGLTADESRALFILAAQGAHAALGLDAALGSALRKVMAALPAPHRPAAEVTSRRILVDATRWKGGPQRAVDLEVLQDAVFADRRLRLSYRHGGHAEPSTYTVDPYGLVSKAGVWYLVADRRGQPRLFRADRVRSATLLGDPVKRRPGVELGDVWEVLRRQVEERPDGLDVTVRVRRSRLDMFLRLNAASLTALPEDDGESEWVLAHLSYGVVREVRTLLAFVDTVEVLSPPEARAELARAAAAIGAVYGGDRAPHEGS from the coding sequence GTGAAGTCCGACCGCCTGCTCTCGATCCTTCTGCTGCTGCAGACCCGCGGCCGCGTCCCCGCGCACGAACTCGCCGACCGGCTCGAGGTGTCGGTGCGCACCATCTACCGCGACATCGAGGCCCTTTCGGCCTCGGGCGTCCCGGTGTACGCCGAGCGCGGGCGGCACGGCGGCATCGAACTGCTCGCCGGATTCCGTACGGACGTCACGGGACTGACCGCCGACGAGTCCCGCGCGCTGTTCATCCTGGCCGCGCAGGGCGCGCACGCCGCGCTCGGCCTGGACGCGGCGCTCGGTTCCGCGCTGCGCAAGGTGATGGCGGCGCTGCCGGCGCCGCACCGTCCGGCCGCCGAGGTGACCAGCCGCCGGATCCTCGTCGACGCGACGCGCTGGAAGGGCGGTCCCCAGCGGGCCGTGGACCTGGAGGTGCTCCAGGACGCGGTCTTCGCCGACCGCAGGCTGCGGCTCAGCTACCGACACGGCGGGCACGCCGAGCCCAGCACCTACACCGTCGACCCGTACGGGCTCGTGTCCAAGGCGGGCGTCTGGTACCTCGTGGCCGACCGGCGCGGGCAGCCGCGGCTGTTCCGGGCCGACCGGGTGCGCTCGGCGACGCTCCTGGGCGATCCCGTGAAGCGGCGCCCGGGCGTCGAACTCGGCGACGTCTGGGAGGTGTTGCGGCGCCAGGTCGAGGAGCGGCCGGACGGTCTCGATGTCACAGTTCGGGTACGGCGTTCCCGCCTCGACATGTTCCTCAGGCTCAACGCGGCCTCCCTCACGGCGCTTCCGGAGGACGACGGCGAGAGCGAGTGGGTCCTCGCGCACCTGTCGTACGGCGTCGTCCGCGAGGTCCGCACGCTGCTGGCCTTCGTGGACACGGTGGAGGTGCTGTCGCCGCCGGAGGCGCGGGCGGAACTGGCCCGGGCGGCGGCCGCGATCGGTGCGGTGTACGGCGGGGATCGCGCCCCGCACGAGGGAAGTTGA
- a CDS encoding DUF4190 domain-containing protein, with protein MELTERTHLATATKPAATKPTATAPDAPTRATGTKDADGMAVASFILGLLGLLVLNVFLGPIAIALASVALWRGTARRGRAFLGLGLGIADLLVLVAFMQFDSTVSWNF; from the coding sequence ATGGAACTCACCGAGCGAACCCACCTCGCCACCGCGACCAAGCCCGCCGCGACCAAGCCGACCGCGACCGCGCCTGACGCGCCCACCCGCGCGACCGGCACCAAGGACGCCGACGGCATGGCCGTCGCCTCCTTCATCCTCGGCCTCCTCGGCCTGCTGGTCCTGAACGTCTTCCTGGGCCCGATCGCCATCGCCCTGGCCTCCGTCGCCCTCTGGCGCGGCACCGCCCGCCGTGGCCGCGCCTTCCTCGGCCTGGGCCTCGGCATCGCCGATCTGCTGGTGCTGGTGGCGTTCATGCAGTTCGACAGCACGGTGTCCTGGAACTTCTGA
- a CDS encoding N-acetylmuramoyl-L-alanine amidase yields MGANGTKGRARRDRDRRIGRRTLLIGGAAAAVGTAVLARGELGHLWWRLPGVEKPRVAGAVDFRGAQWVAASSANWRRADRPDDYGIDRVVIHVTQGSYRSAVKVFQDPAHGAAAHYIVRKDGHITQMIRELDVAFHAGNRGYNERSVGIEHEGFVERASSFTDAMYAASARLTAGICGRYGIPVDRAHIIGHVEVPGTDHTDPGRYWDWDRYIRLVRQARTAAEPARTAGA; encoded by the coding sequence GTGGGCGCGAACGGGACCAAGGGGCGTGCCCGCCGGGACCGTGACCGGCGGATCGGACGGCGGACGCTGCTGATCGGTGGCGCCGCGGCCGCCGTGGGCACGGCGGTGCTCGCGCGCGGTGAGCTCGGCCACCTGTGGTGGCGGCTGCCCGGCGTCGAAAAGCCCCGGGTGGCGGGAGCCGTCGACTTCCGGGGTGCGCAGTGGGTGGCCGCCTCGTCGGCGAACTGGCGGCGGGCGGACCGGCCCGACGACTATGGGATAGACCGGGTCGTCATCCACGTCACCCAGGGCAGCTACCGAAGCGCCGTGAAGGTCTTCCAGGACCCGGCACACGGCGCGGCCGCGCACTACATCGTGCGCAAGGACGGACACATCACGCAGATGATCCGCGAGCTGGACGTGGCCTTCCACGCGGGCAACCGGGGGTACAACGAGCGGAGCGTCGGCATCGAGCACGAGGGCTTCGTGGAGCGCGCCTCGTCGTTCACGGACGCCATGTACGCGGCCTCGGCGCGGCTGACGGCCGGGATCTGCGGGCGGTACGGCATTCCCGTGGACCGTGCGCACATCATCGGACACGTCGAGGTACCGGGCACCGACCACACGGACCCCGGGCGGTACTGGGACTGGGACCGGTACATACGGCTGGTACGGCAGGCCCGTACCGCGGCGGAGCCGGCGCGCACAGCTGGGGCGTAG
- a CDS encoding cysteine desulfurase family protein, which yields MAYLDHAATTPMLPEAVEALTAQLSVTGNASSLHAAGRRARRTVEEARETLAEALGARPSEVVFTSGGTEADNLAVKGLYWARRDADPARTRVLASPVEHHAVLDAVHWLGEHEGATVEYLPVDSYGRVHPDVLREAIARNPDDVALVTVMWANNEIGTVMAVRELADVTAEFGIPLHADAVQAFGQVPVDFSASGLAAMTVSGHKIGGPYGIGALLLGREYTPVPVLHGGGQERHVRSGTLDVPAIASFAVAGRLAAEQREWFAREIGALRDDLVDAVRAAVPDAILGGDPATGGRLPANAHFTFPGCEGDSLLLLLDAQGIECSTGSACTAGVAQPSHVLLATGADPDLARGTLRFSLGHTSTEADVEAVAKAIGPAVERARSAGLT from the coding sequence ATGGCTTACCTCGACCACGCCGCGACCACACCGATGCTCCCCGAGGCGGTAGAGGCGCTGACCGCCCAACTGAGCGTCACGGGCAACGCCTCCTCCCTCCACGCCGCCGGCCGCCGCGCCCGACGGACGGTCGAGGAAGCCCGGGAAACCCTGGCGGAGGCCCTCGGCGCCCGCCCCAGCGAGGTCGTCTTCACCTCCGGCGGCACCGAGGCCGACAACCTCGCCGTGAAGGGCCTGTACTGGGCCCGCCGCGACGCCGACCCGGCCCGCACCCGGGTCCTCGCGAGCCCGGTCGAACACCACGCCGTCCTCGACGCCGTCCACTGGCTCGGCGAACACGAGGGCGCCACGGTCGAGTACCTGCCCGTCGACTCCTACGGCCGCGTCCACCCGGACGTCCTGCGCGAGGCCATCGCCCGAAACCCCGACGACGTCGCCCTCGTCACCGTCATGTGGGCCAACAACGAGATCGGCACGGTGATGGCGGTCCGCGAACTGGCCGACGTCACGGCCGAGTTCGGGATCCCACTGCACGCCGACGCGGTCCAGGCCTTCGGCCAGGTGCCCGTCGACTTCAGCGCCTCCGGCCTCGCCGCGATGACCGTCTCCGGCCACAAGATCGGCGGCCCGTACGGCATCGGCGCCCTGTTGCTGGGCCGCGAGTACACGCCCGTACCCGTGCTGCACGGCGGTGGCCAGGAGCGGCATGTGCGCTCCGGCACCCTCGACGTACCCGCCATCGCCTCGTTCGCGGTCGCCGGGCGGCTCGCCGCCGAGCAGCGCGAGTGGTTCGCCCGCGAGATCGGCGCCCTGCGCGACGACCTGGTCGACGCCGTACGCGCCGCCGTGCCCGACGCGATCCTCGGCGGTGACCCCGCGACCGGGGGCCGGCTGCCCGCCAACGCGCACTTCACGTTCCCGGGCTGCGAGGGCGACTCCCTGCTGCTTCTGCTGGACGCCCAGGGCATCGAGTGCTCCACGGGCTCCGCGTGCACGGCGGGCGTCGCCCAGCCCAGCCATGTCCTGCTGGCCACCGGCGCCGACCCCGACCTGGCCCGCGGCACCCTGCGCTTCTCCCTCGGCCACACCTCCACGGAAGCGGACGTCGAGGCGGTGGCCAAGGCGATCGGCCCGGCGGTGGAGCGGGCACGGTCGGCAGGCCTGACCTGA
- a CDS encoding SDR family oxidoreductase, whose protein sequence is MASMATHVITGAGSGIGAAVARRLHARGDDLVLHARDAGRAKELAAEFPGARTLVGDLADPDKLSWAFSHQSLPERVDSLLHIAGVVDLGPVGELTPKSWRHQLNVNLIAPAELTRHFLPQLRVAQGHVVFVNSGAGLAAHADWSAYAASKHGLKALADSLRHEEHANGVRVTSVYPGRTASPMQAKVHQQEGKEYDASKWIDPESVATTILVAVDLPRDAEVNDLTVRPGR, encoded by the coding sequence ATGGCGTCCATGGCTACACATGTGATCACCGGGGCGGGCTCCGGCATCGGCGCGGCCGTCGCCCGCCGTCTGCACGCGCGCGGGGACGACCTCGTGCTCCACGCACGCGACGCGGGCCGCGCGAAGGAACTGGCGGCCGAGTTCCCCGGGGCCCGGACCCTGGTCGGCGACCTGGCGGACCCGGACAAGCTCTCCTGGGCGTTCTCGCACCAGTCCCTGCCCGAGCGCGTCGACTCGCTCCTGCACATCGCGGGCGTGGTCGACCTCGGCCCCGTCGGGGAGCTGACCCCCAAGTCCTGGCGTCACCAGCTCAACGTCAACCTGATCGCCCCCGCCGAGCTGACCCGCCACTTCCTGCCGCAACTCCGCGTCGCCCAGGGCCACGTCGTGTTCGTGAACTCCGGCGCCGGCCTCGCCGCGCACGCCGACTGGTCCGCGTACGCCGCCTCCAAGCACGGCCTGAAGGCCCTCGCGGACTCCCTGCGCCACGAGGAGCACGCGAACGGCGTCCGGGTCACATCCGTCTACCCCGGCAGGACGGCGAGCCCCATGCAGGCGAAGGTCCACCAGCAGGAGGGCAAGGAGTACGACGCCTCGAAGTGGATCGACCCGGAGTCCGTCGCGACGACGATCCTGGTGGCCGTCGACCTGCCGCGCGACGCGGAGGTCAACGACCTGACCGTGCGGCCGGGACGATGA
- a CDS encoding TetR family transcriptional regulator produces the protein MSHTLGIRQAQKQKTRQALLDAALELLEEQSLSSLGLREVTRAVGVAPTAFYRHFRSTEDLGVALVEEALGSLHPMIGDTVSAAGDSAGRIERAVDLIAHHVESHPAHVRFIARERHGGVQRVRRAIREQLERFAEEVKVELAKHPESEGWSDDDLLMLAALYVDQMLMTASLYLEALEASEEERERVTRVATRQMRLIAIGRRNWLG, from the coding sequence ATGAGTCACACTCTCGGCATCCGGCAGGCCCAGAAGCAGAAGACCCGTCAGGCACTCCTGGACGCGGCGTTGGAACTGCTGGAGGAGCAGAGCCTGAGCAGCCTGGGTCTGCGCGAGGTCACCCGCGCCGTCGGAGTCGCACCGACCGCCTTCTACCGGCACTTCCGCTCGACGGAGGACCTCGGCGTGGCGCTGGTCGAGGAGGCGCTCGGCAGTCTGCACCCGATGATCGGGGACACGGTCTCCGCGGCCGGCGACAGCGCCGGACGCATCGAGCGCGCGGTCGACCTGATCGCCCACCATGTCGAATCCCATCCCGCGCACGTCCGTTTCATCGCGCGCGAGCGGCACGGCGGCGTCCAGCGGGTGCGTCGGGCGATCAGGGAACAACTGGAGCGGTTCGCCGAGGAGGTGAAGGTCGAGCTGGCCAAGCACCCCGAGTCGGAGGGGTGGAGCGACGACGACCTGCTGATGCTCGCGGCGCTGTACGTCGACCAGATGCTGATGACGGCCTCGCTCTATCTGGAGGCACTGGAGGCGTCCGAGGAGGAGCGGGAGCGGGTGACCCGTGTCGCGACCCGCCAGATGCGGCTGATCGCCATCGGCCGCCGCAACTGGCTGGGGTGA
- the mnmA gene encoding tRNA 2-thiouridine(34) synthase MnmA, with product MTETSQRPRPLRVLAAMSGGVDSAVAAARAAEAGHDVTGVHLALSANPQSFRTGARGCCTIEDSRDARRAADVIGIPFYVWDLAERFREDVVEDFIAEYEAGRTPNPCLRCNEKIKFAALLDKALALGFDAVCTGHYAKVIVNEDGTRELHRASDMAKDQSYVLGVLDDRQLAHALFPLGDTVTTKDEIRAEAELRGLAVAKKPDSHDICFIADGDTQGFLANRLGKAEGDIVDESGSVIGSHEGAFGFTIGQRKGLRIGTPAADGKPRYVLDISPVNNTVTVGPAASLDVSGLTAIKPRWCGAAPTGPGTYTAQLRAHGGETQVAAELVDGELEVTFTEPVRGVAPGQAIVLYDGTRVVGSATIATTTRATAGV from the coding sequence ATGACTGAGACCTCGCAGCGCCCCCGCCCCCTCCGCGTCCTCGCCGCCATGTCCGGCGGCGTGGACTCCGCCGTCGCCGCCGCCCGCGCGGCCGAAGCCGGTCACGACGTGACGGGCGTGCACCTCGCGCTCTCCGCCAACCCGCAATCGTTCCGCACGGGCGCGCGAGGCTGTTGCACCATCGAGGACTCGCGCGACGCCCGCCGCGCCGCGGACGTCATCGGCATCCCGTTCTACGTGTGGGACCTCGCCGAGCGCTTCCGCGAGGACGTGGTCGAGGACTTCATCGCCGAGTACGAGGCCGGACGCACCCCCAACCCGTGTCTGCGCTGCAACGAGAAGATCAAGTTCGCCGCCCTGCTCGACAAGGCGCTCGCGCTCGGCTTCGACGCGGTCTGCACGGGCCACTACGCCAAGGTGATCGTGAACGAGGACGGCACGCGCGAGCTGCACCGGGCCTCGGACATGGCCAAGGACCAGTCGTACGTCCTCGGGGTCCTCGACGACCGCCAGCTCGCCCACGCGCTGTTCCCGCTGGGTGACACGGTCACGACGAAGGACGAGATCCGCGCGGAGGCGGAGCTCCGGGGCCTGGCCGTCGCCAAGAAGCCCGACTCGCACGACATCTGCTTCATCGCCGACGGCGACACCCAGGGCTTCCTGGCGAACCGCCTGGGCAAGGCGGAGGGCGACATCGTCGACGAGTCCGGGTCGGTCATCGGCTCCCACGAGGGCGCGTTCGGCTTCACGATCGGGCAGCGCAAGGGGCTGCGCATCGGCACCCCGGCCGCGGACGGCAAGCCGCGCTACGTCCTGGACATCTCGCCGGTGAACAACACGGTGACCGTGGGTCCGGCGGCATCCCTCGATGTCAGCGGGCTGACCGCCATCAAGCCCCGCTGGTGCGGCGCCGCCCCCACCGGCCCGGGCACCTACACCGCCCAACTCCGCGCCCACGGAGGCGAGACGCAGGTCGCGGCAGAGCTGGTCGACGGCGAACTCGAGGTCACGTTCACCGAGCCGGTCCGCGGCGTCGCCCCCGGCCAGGCGATCGTCCTGTACGACGGCACGCGCGTGGTGGGCTCGGCGACGATCGCGACGACCACGCGCGCGACGGCGGGCGTCTAG
- a CDS encoding multicopper oxidase family protein, whose amino-acid sequence MTHTTGKTPGKSTGKGMHRRKFLGGMAGAGIAAVTAGGTAIALLTNATQNKAHAAGTTLTIPDLLEGTTTDGTTTFTLEAKTGTSEVLSGVTSTTAGYNQSFLGPTMKWTSGDTVLLNITNSLTEDTTVHFHGAHVPPSMDGGPQNSFAAGKTWSPTFTVKDEAKTLWYHPHALGTTAEQATHGLAGMIIVEDDSDASAALPSTYGTDDIPIILQCLATDSAGDIKYNLTGYLSNGLSFPLLCNGTNVDDTTLSFTATKKRTRFRLLNASPSDIITIQRSDGATLTQIATDQGYLTEATEVASIRLVAGARAEFVMELSDAVTLEAVVTTGWVRGGSGTYEFLTVTPDASDTPATLPTLNTITRYDTSDFTARTITLGQSGATMTINGSAGTSMSSMAMISTTLGAEEVWTVKNSTQLEHSFHLHDVPFQLISINGEDPTGVQLGWYDTFEVVGGGSIEIAMKFTDFSDDTYMYMLHCHLLQHEDEGMMASLMVTDS is encoded by the coding sequence ATGACTCACACCACGGGCAAGACCCCGGGCAAGTCCACGGGCAAGGGCATGCACCGCCGCAAGTTCCTCGGCGGGATGGCCGGAGCGGGCATCGCGGCGGTAACCGCCGGCGGCACGGCCATCGCCTTACTGACGAACGCGACACAGAACAAGGCGCACGCCGCGGGCACCACGCTGACCATCCCCGACCTCCTGGAGGGGACCACCACGGACGGCACCACGACGTTCACCCTGGAGGCGAAGACCGGCACCAGCGAGGTGCTCAGCGGAGTGACCAGCACGACCGCGGGCTACAACCAGTCGTTCCTCGGCCCCACTATGAAGTGGACGTCGGGCGACACCGTCCTGCTGAACATCACCAACAGCCTCACCGAGGACACCACCGTCCACTTCCACGGCGCGCACGTCCCGCCCAGCATGGACGGCGGTCCGCAGAACTCCTTCGCCGCGGGGAAGACCTGGTCGCCCACCTTCACGGTCAAGGACGAGGCGAAGACGCTCTGGTACCACCCGCACGCCCTGGGCACCACGGCGGAGCAGGCCACCCACGGCCTCGCGGGCATGATCATCGTCGAGGACGACTCGGACGCGTCCGCGGCCCTGCCCAGCACCTACGGCACCGACGACATCCCGATCATCCTGCAGTGTCTGGCCACGGACAGCGCGGGAGACATCAAGTACAACCTGACCGGCTACCTCAGCAACGGCCTGAGCTTCCCCCTGCTGTGCAACGGCACGAACGTCGACGACACCACGCTCTCCTTCACCGCCACCAAGAAGCGCACCCGCTTCCGGCTGCTCAACGCCTCGCCGTCCGACATCATCACCATCCAGCGCAGCGACGGCGCGACGCTCACCCAGATCGCCACCGACCAGGGCTATCTGACCGAGGCCACCGAGGTGGCATCGATCCGGCTGGTGGCGGGCGCGCGGGCCGAGTTCGTCATGGAGCTCAGCGACGCGGTGACGTTGGAGGCCGTGGTGACGACGGGCTGGGTGCGCGGCGGCAGCGGGACGTACGAGTTCCTGACCGTCACCCCCGACGCCTCGGACACTCCGGCGACCCTGCCCACCCTCAACACCATCACCCGCTACGACACCAGCGACTTCACCGCCCGCACGATCACGCTCGGCCAGAGCGGCGCAACGATGACGATCAACGGCTCCGCCGGGACGAGCATGTCCTCGATGGCGATGATCAGCACCACCCTGGGTGCCGAGGAGGTGTGGACGGTCAAGAACAGCACGCAGCTTGAACACTCGTTCCATCTGCATGATGTGCCGTTCCAGCTGATCTCCATCAACGGGGAGGATCCGACGGGCGTCCAGCTGGGCTGGTACGACACGTTCGAGGTGGTCGGCGGCGGCTCCATCGAGATCGCGATGAAGTTCACCGACTTCTCGGACGACACCTATATGTACATGCTCCACTGCCATCTGCTGCAACACGAGGACGAGGGCATGATGGCCTCCCTCATGGTGACGGACAGCTAG
- a CDS encoding DUF427 domain-containing protein: MANGHTITIEQGTERVRVVHGDQVLAQSDRPLVLRETGCPVRYYLPAEDVRLDLLTTSDTHTHCPFKGDASYWSLPDAPDLVWSYPDPKPDVARIKDHFCFYEVEVA; the protein is encoded by the coding sequence ATGGCCAATGGACACACGATCACCATCGAACAGGGCACGGAGCGGGTACGCGTCGTGCACGGCGACCAGGTGCTGGCTCAGAGCGACCGGCCCCTGGTGCTGCGCGAGACCGGCTGTCCCGTGCGCTACTACCTACCGGCCGAGGACGTCCGCCTCGACCTGCTGACGACCTCCGACACCCACACGCACTGCCCCTTCAAGGGCGACGCGTCCTACTGGTCCCTGCCCGACGCCCCCGACCTCGTCTGGTCCTACCCCGACCCCAAGCCGGACGTCGCCCGCATCAAGGACCACTTCTGCTTCTACGAAGTCGAAGTGGCGTAA